In one window of Desulfarculaceae bacterium DNA:
- the gmd gene encoding GDP-mannose 4,6-dehydratase: MDKRALVTGITGQDGAYLAELLLSKGYEVWGIIRRSSSFNTGRIDHLYQPPQAEGAHLRLVYGDLTDASSINQILMKVQPTEVYNLGAQSHVKVSFDVPEYTCDTVAMGALRLLEGMRQLNIDARYYQASSSEMFGLTENAVQNEETPFHPRSPYSVGKVFAYWMTINYRESYGFHASNGILFNHESPKRGETFVTRKISRAVARIKKGLQKKLYLGNMDAMRDWGYAGDYVEAMWLMLQQDEPDDYVVATGETHSVRDFVEAAFGYVGLDWHDYVEIDPRYF; encoded by the coding sequence ATGGACAAACGCGCACTGGTGACCGGCATCACCGGTCAGGACGGGGCCTACCTGGCCGAGCTACTGCTGTCAAAGGGCTACGAGGTCTGGGGCATTATCCGCCGCTCCAGCTCCTTCAATACCGGCCGCATCGATCATCTGTATCAGCCGCCCCAGGCCGAGGGCGCCCATCTGCGCCTGGTCTACGGCGATTTGACCGACGCCTCGAGCATCAACCAGATACTGATGAAAGTGCAGCCCACCGAGGTATACAATCTGGGCGCCCAGAGCCACGTCAAGGTGAGCTTCGACGTGCCCGAGTACACCTGCGACACCGTGGCCATGGGCGCGCTCAGGCTCTTGGAGGGCATGCGCCAGCTGAATATCGACGCGCGCTACTATCAGGCCAGCTCCAGCGAGATGTTCGGGCTCACCGAAAACGCGGTGCAAAACGAAGAGACGCCCTTCCACCCGCGCAGCCCCTACTCGGTGGGCAAGGTCTTCGCCTACTGGATGACCATCAACTACCGCGAGTCCTACGGCTTCCACGCTTCCAACGGCATCCTGTTCAACCACGAGTCGCCCAAGCGGGGCGAGACCTTCGTGACCCGCAAGATCTCCCGGGCGGTGGCCCGCATCAAAAAGGGCCTGCAAAAGAAGCTCTACCTGGGCAACATGGACGCCATGCGCGACTGGGGCTATGCCGGGGATTACGTGGAGGCCATGTGGCTCATGCTCCAGCAGGACGAGCCCGACGACTACGTGGTGGCCACCGGCGAGACCCACAGCGTGCGGGACTTCGTGGAGGCGGCCTTCGGCTACGTGGGCCTGGACTGGCACGACTACGTGGAGATCGACCCGCGCTACTTC